In one window of Opitutus sp. GAS368 DNA:
- a CDS encoding S9 family peptidase gives MKFHRRWVLLGGLAWLVAAAAWAATNGQAPPVISIEDFARSPDLSAAQLAPDGKFMGYLFTHEGRTEMGFLDLATGKARYFNPGRSFVGSNLQMAGFRWVSNERVVVQTTVWGHFIAGLAAVNRTTAGWLGLTGAPRLDSMRTASGMLQAYEILYASGHDPTRVLLLERTANGGGKSLYPDVLMMDATTGGYQHILANPGEVTHWLADWDGVVRFGLKWNGKLSQLIYRELPTAPWQFVPDLGNSAGARSFVGLDKTGRIIHVAQTSQKGRWAIYPLDLQKQQLGEALFADDEYDVLPPDFRPGYADEPLAEAIYSAKTRELLGVRYMTEGPRQKWFNPAIADLQRQIDALHPGLINLIVSMDQAEGRLLVLSFSDREPGFYSLVDLAAHKVSPLGQRMPWINPEQLAVMYPVKCTARDGLPLHGYLTLPAGGGRKNLPLVMLVHGGPWVRDVWGFDPLVQFLANRGYAVLQINYRGSTGYGLEFAAKGKAEVGGAIQDDITDAVRWTIEQGVADPKRIAIMGASYGGYSALFALAKTPELYRCGIDIAGVTDWPDLLETHNKDDDYKIAYAYWEERLGEIKSEKVHRQLTEASPMNFAGQIKAPLLIVHGKEDQVVPLSQTTRLVALMKKQGLVPETMYLSDLGHSFPHDKQGVEFLRKLERFLAANLGP, from the coding sequence GTGAAATTTCACCGCCGGTGGGTCCTGCTGGGCGGCCTGGCCTGGCTCGTGGCGGCGGCGGCTTGGGCGGCGACAAACGGGCAGGCGCCTCCGGTCATTTCCATCGAAGATTTCGCCCGCTCACCGGACCTCTCCGCGGCCCAACTGGCGCCCGACGGAAAGTTCATGGGCTATCTTTTCACCCATGAAGGGCGCACAGAGATGGGCTTTCTCGATCTCGCGACCGGCAAGGCGCGGTATTTCAATCCGGGTCGGTCCTTCGTCGGCAGCAATCTGCAGATGGCCGGCTTCAGGTGGGTGAGCAACGAACGGGTGGTGGTCCAGACCACGGTCTGGGGACACTTCATTGCCGGGCTGGCCGCCGTCAATCGCACGACCGCAGGCTGGCTCGGCCTGACGGGGGCCCCGCGTTTGGATTCGATGAGGACTGCTTCAGGGATGCTGCAGGCGTATGAGATCCTGTATGCCTCGGGTCACGATCCCACCCGTGTCCTGCTGCTCGAGCGGACCGCCAATGGCGGCGGGAAATCCCTTTATCCGGATGTGCTCATGATGGATGCAACCACCGGCGGTTATCAACACATCCTGGCGAACCCTGGGGAAGTTACCCACTGGCTGGCGGATTGGGACGGTGTGGTGCGTTTCGGCCTGAAATGGAATGGCAAGCTTTCGCAATTGATCTACCGGGAGCTTCCGACGGCGCCCTGGCAGTTCGTGCCTGATCTGGGGAATTCGGCGGGGGCGCGTTCGTTTGTGGGTTTGGACAAGACCGGCCGGATCATCCATGTGGCCCAGACCAGTCAGAAGGGCCGATGGGCGATCTACCCGTTGGATCTGCAAAAACAGCAGCTGGGCGAAGCCCTCTTCGCGGACGATGAATATGACGTCCTGCCGCCCGACTTCCGCCCCGGTTATGCCGATGAGCCGCTGGCGGAGGCCATCTACTCGGCCAAGACGCGGGAACTCCTCGGCGTGCGTTACATGACCGAAGGTCCCCGCCAAAAATGGTTCAATCCGGCCATCGCCGATTTGCAGCGGCAGATTGATGCGCTGCATCCGGGACTCATCAACCTGATCGTGAGCATGGACCAGGCGGAGGGCCGCCTGTTGGTGCTTTCCTTTTCGGACCGTGAGCCGGGGTTCTACTCCCTGGTCGATCTGGCCGCTCACAAGGTCAGCCCCCTCGGCCAGCGCATGCCGTGGATCAACCCGGAACAGCTGGCCGTGATGTATCCGGTCAAATGCACGGCGCGCGACGGACTGCCCCTGCATGGCTATCTGACGCTGCCGGCGGGGGGCGGCCGGAAGAACCTGCCGCTGGTCATGCTTGTGCATGGTGGCCCTTGGGTGCGGGATGTCTGGGGCTTCGATCCCTTGGTGCAGTTTCTCGCCAACCGCGGCTACGCCGTGCTCCAGATCAACTATCGCGGCTCGACCGGCTATGGGCTGGAGTTTGCGGCCAAGGGCAAGGCGGAAGTCGGCGGCGCCATCCAGGACGACATCACCGATGCGGTCCGCTGGACCATCGAACAGGGCGTGGCCGATCCCAAGCGTATTGCCATCATGGGCGCCAGCTATGGCGGCTACAGTGCGCTTTTCGCCCTGGCCAAGACCCCCGAACTCTATCGCTGCGGCATCGACATTGCGGGTGTGACCGATTGGCCGGACTTGCTGGAGACGCACAACAAGGATGACGACTACAAGATCGCCTATGCCTATTGGGAGGAACGGCTGGGTGAGATTAAGAGCGAAAAGGTGCACCGGCAGCTCACGGAAGCGTCGCCCATGAATTTCGCCGGGCAGATCAAGGCCCCGCTGCTGATCGTGCATGGCAAGGAAGACCAGGTTGTCCCGCTTTCCCAGACGACGCGGCTCGTGGCGTTGATGAAAAAGCAGGGCCTCGTTCCGGAAACCATGTATCTCAGCGACCTCGGCCACTCGTTTCCGCACGACAAGCAGGGCGTTGAATTCCTGCGCAAGCTGGAACGCTTCCTCGCGGCGAACCTAGGGCCGTAG
- the galK gene encoding galactokinase produces MITPTPESLTALFRRTYGGAPAVIARAPGRVEFIGNHTDYNGGAVLGAAIDRYVWVAAAPLPGDGPDKPRPRSSAEQGNPAGRLRLFSANGPAVLELPSDPGTKITGSDSWANYPLGVWRSLQDFSLPRPAGFDLLVDSDLPAGAGLSSSAALELATALALLALAGKKDLPPDRLAALGRQAENKYVGVPCGILDQGTSAFGRAGHLVHIDCRGPVFSRVPFPTGAHLWIFNTREKHALIDGLYATRHQECLAAAQALGVALLTDLTPAQLPPLEKKLTPMLAKRAKHIIEEHARVHDTVEALRQGDLATVGRLLTASHRSSKHYFENSTPALDLLVDLLEKHPAVFGVRLTGGGFGGAVMALTRDNFTEKDAASIAQGYSAKHGRTPEMIHLQAADGAQLL; encoded by the coding sequence GTGATCACTCCGACGCCTGAAAGCCTCACCGCGTTGTTCCGCCGGACCTATGGCGGCGCGCCCGCCGTCATCGCCCGCGCGCCGGGCCGGGTGGAGTTCATCGGCAACCACACCGACTACAACGGTGGCGCCGTGCTCGGCGCGGCGATCGACCGTTATGTGTGGGTGGCCGCGGCGCCTTTGCCGGGCGACGGCCCGGACAAACCCCGGCCGCGCAGCAGCGCGGAACAGGGTAACCCGGCCGGCCGGCTGCGCCTCTTCAGCGCCAACGGCCCGGCGGTGCTCGAGCTGCCCTCCGACCCCGGCACGAAGATCACCGGCTCCGATTCGTGGGCCAACTATCCGCTCGGCGTCTGGCGCAGCCTGCAGGATTTCTCCCTGCCGCGGCCCGCGGGCTTCGATCTGTTGGTTGATTCGGATCTACCCGCCGGCGCGGGATTGAGCAGCAGCGCGGCGCTCGAACTGGCCACGGCGCTGGCCTTGCTGGCCCTCGCGGGAAAGAAGGACCTGCCACCGGACCGGCTCGCCGCGCTCGGGCGCCAGGCGGAAAACAAATACGTCGGCGTGCCCTGCGGCATCCTCGACCAGGGCACGAGCGCCTTCGGCCGCGCGGGGCACCTGGTGCACATCGACTGCCGCGGCCCGGTGTTCTCCCGCGTGCCGTTCCCGACCGGCGCCCACCTCTGGATCTTCAACACCCGTGAAAAGCACGCGCTGATCGACGGCCTCTACGCGACGCGCCACCAGGAATGCCTCGCCGCCGCGCAGGCGCTGGGCGTGGCCCTGCTCACCGATCTCACGCCGGCGCAGCTGCCACCGCTGGAGAAAAAACTGACCCCGATGCTGGCAAAGCGCGCGAAGCATATCATCGAGGAGCACGCCCGGGTGCACGACACGGTCGAGGCGCTGCGACAAGGCGACCTTGCGACCGTCGGCCGGTTGCTGACGGCCTCGCACCGTAGTTCAAAGCACTATTTTGAGAACAGCACCCCCGCGCTCGATCTGCTCGTGGACCTTCTGGAAAAGCATCCGGCGGTGTTCGGTGTGCGTTTGACCGGCGGCGGCTTCGGCGGCGCCGTGATGGCGCTAACGAGGGACAATTTCACGGAGAAGGACGCGGCCAGCATCGCCCAGGGTTACAGCGCGAAACACGGTCGCACCCCGGAGATGATCCACTTGCAGGCGGCGGATGGCGCGCAGCTGCTTTAA
- a CDS encoding VOC family protein produces the protein MKLPLRLTLFFTAAALALGAAEPKRPRILGISHAAFYVTDMAKARAFYEGFLGYASPFSIPRKNGGDLVWIKINDHQTIELFPGAEVAPDAHRLYHIAFEVDDAEAMRVYLQSKGVKVPDKTAVGKIGNKNYFITDPNGNTVEIVEYLPDGWTMREKGKFLPDSRVSVHMPHVGVMVGQLDASLKFYGDILGFKETWRGSKGGKTLNWVNLQVPDGTDYVEFMLYDKYPVLDRVHTLEHICLEVADVAKTGELLKGRTLPEGCKPPTPIATGVNGKRQINYYDPDGTRVEVMEPHTFDGKPVPPSSAPPPVSQPPEPPAAAPPAKAG, from the coding sequence ATGAAGCTACCCCTCCGTCTAACCCTGTTTTTCACCGCGGCCGCGCTGGCCCTCGGTGCCGCCGAGCCGAAACGCCCGCGCATCCTCGGCATCTCCCATGCCGCTTTCTACGTGACCGACATGGCCAAGGCCCGTGCGTTCTATGAGGGCTTCCTCGGCTATGCGTCGCCTTTCTCGATCCCGCGCAAGAACGGCGGTGATCTCGTCTGGATCAAGATCAACGACCACCAGACCATCGAGCTCTTCCCGGGCGCGGAAGTCGCGCCCGACGCCCACCGCCTCTACCACATCGCCTTCGAGGTCGATGACGCCGAGGCCATGCGGGTCTATCTCCAATCGAAGGGCGTGAAGGTTCCGGACAAGACCGCGGTCGGCAAGATCGGCAACAAGAACTACTTCATCACCGATCCCAACGGCAACACGGTCGAGATCGTGGAATACCTGCCGGACGGCTGGACGATGCGCGAGAAAGGCAAGTTCCTGCCCGACTCCCGTGTCTCGGTCCATATGCCGCACGTCGGCGTCATGGTCGGCCAGCTCGACGCCTCGCTGAAGTTTTACGGCGACATCCTGGGCTTCAAGGAAACCTGGCGCGGCAGCAAGGGCGGCAAGACGCTGAACTGGGTGAACCTGCAGGTGCCCGATGGCACTGACTACGTTGAGTTCATGCTCTACGACAAATATCCGGTGCTGGACCGCGTCCACACTCTGGAGCACATCTGCCTCGAGGTGGCCGACGTCGCGAAGACCGGCGAACTGCTCAAGGGGCGCACGTTGCCGGAAGGCTGCAAGCCGCCCACCCCGATCGCCACCGGCGTGAACGGCAAGCGGCAGATCAATTACTACGACCCGGATGGCACGCGCGTGGAGGTGATGGAGCCGCACACCTTCGACGGCAAACCCGTCCCGCCCTCGTCCGCGCCGCCGCCGGTGTCACAGCCGCCCGAGCCGCCGGCGGCCGCTCCGCCCGCAAAGGCCGGCTAG
- a CDS encoding ThuA domain-containing protein, producing the protein MRRLLSALLALVMPVLGFAAPKKVLFFTKSSNFEHSVIKRRGGQPSWAERVLAQEGPKHGLEFTFSKDGSLFTPEYLAQFDAIMFYTSGDLLAPGKDGNPPLTPAGKAALLDAVAHGKGFVGVHAAADTFHTGETAATNTDQPRTWRYRRAGTDADPYVRMLGGELIVHGTQQLARVQVIDPKFPGFAARGDSFELQEEWYSLTDFSPDLHVILLQDTAHMRDLNANGTTWPPKGWDTPYQRPPYPSTWARMQGTGRVFYTSIGHREDTWLNPVFLDLLFGGLAWAVHNAEADVTPNLAQVAPGAHQLPPVSGPVAGLPKDKKAELDKTPFP; encoded by the coding sequence ATGCGCCGCCTCCTGTCCGCTTTGCTGGCCCTGGTCATGCCGGTCCTCGGGTTCGCCGCGCCGAAGAAAGTGCTGTTTTTCACCAAGTCCTCCAACTTCGAGCACAGCGTCATCAAGCGCCGGGGCGGCCAGCCCAGCTGGGCCGAGCGGGTGCTCGCCCAGGAGGGACCGAAGCACGGCCTGGAGTTCACCTTTTCGAAGGACGGCAGCCTCTTCACGCCGGAGTATCTCGCCCAGTTTGATGCGATCATGTTCTACACCAGCGGCGACCTGCTCGCACCCGGCAAGGACGGCAACCCGCCCCTGACGCCCGCCGGCAAGGCCGCGCTGCTCGATGCCGTCGCGCACGGCAAGGGCTTCGTCGGCGTCCACGCCGCCGCCGACACGTTCCACACCGGCGAGACCGCCGCCACCAACACCGACCAGCCGCGCACCTGGCGCTACCGCCGCGCCGGGACGGACGCCGACCCCTATGTCCGCATGCTCGGCGGCGAGCTCATCGTCCACGGCACCCAGCAGCTCGCCCGCGTCCAGGTCATCGACCCGAAGTTCCCGGGCTTCGCTGCGCGGGGTGACAGCTTCGAACTGCAGGAGGAATGGTATTCACTCACCGACTTCTCGCCGGACCTGCACGTCATCCTGTTGCAGGATACCGCCCACATGCGCGACCTCAACGCCAACGGCACCACCTGGCCGCCCAAGGGCTGGGACACGCCCTACCAGCGCCCGCCCTATCCCTCGACATGGGCGCGGATGCAGGGCACCGGCCGCGTCTTCTACACCTCGATCGGCCACCGTGAGGACACCTGGCTCAACCCGGTCTTCCTCGACCTCCTCTTCGGCGGCCTCGCGTGGGCCGTGCACAACGCCGAGGCCGACGTGACGCCCAACCTCGCGCAGGTTGCGCCCGGCGCCCACCAGCTGCCGCCCGTCTCGGGCCCGGTCGCCGGCCTGCCCAAGGATAAGAAGGCCGAACTCGATAAAACCCCCTTCCCATGA
- a CDS encoding LamG-like jellyroll fold domain-containing protein, with protein sequence MNLTDPEILELNELCNAVIDDTLSDAQRTRLSSWLAASEPARQFYVRALGQSASLHSYASEMHAEAPRAMPARFPARILWLGGLLATATAVAVFFSLRPGPAEMAVTAPKPVVFVARLSAAKAITWVGGGSLQPGALLRKGQHLDLAAGYAEVTFDSGARVVLEGPTSFVINSAWDSTLRKGTLKASVPPQAIGFRVSNPSVEVTDLGTEFTMIADASGATDVLVLKGEVEAAPHDFAESDTILLKARESRRFEADGVSAVSDSAEKFARFAEPHPLERFSTGINYFHWSFDEIAGDEVPAQVGGTAQSEAGTALKIGNAGDLAAARPPSPHGRALQFDGRRQASAHVPGISGSSPRTIAFWVKVPEAAVTDAWMVSWGTGLKKLNSRPVQISWNRRPGDGSFGALRTDFGGGYAIGAQDLRDGRWHHIAVYFAPGETSDTPVQVKQYIDGRLESSRITLTPGTARAASPAAVPPAATDVVWLGCRLTGKQPERFRGELDELFIADRGLEPQEIVSLMNDNRLPVTGLAAANPF encoded by the coding sequence ATGAATCTGACCGACCCTGAAATCCTCGAACTGAACGAGCTCTGCAACGCCGTCATTGACGACACGCTGTCCGACGCCCAGCGCACGCGTCTCTCCTCGTGGCTGGCGGCGTCGGAGCCCGCCCGTCAGTTCTACGTCCGGGCTCTGGGGCAATCCGCCAGCCTGCACAGCTATGCCAGCGAGATGCATGCCGAGGCGCCGCGCGCGATGCCCGCGCGGTTCCCGGCCCGGATCCTCTGGCTCGGCGGTCTGCTCGCCACCGCGACCGCCGTCGCCGTCTTCTTTTCTCTCCGCCCGGGCCCGGCCGAGATGGCGGTCACCGCGCCCAAGCCCGTCGTCTTCGTGGCCCGGCTCAGCGCCGCCAAGGCCATCACCTGGGTCGGCGGCGGCTCCCTCCAACCCGGCGCGCTGCTGCGCAAGGGCCAGCATCTCGACCTCGCCGCCGGTTACGCCGAGGTAACCTTCGATTCCGGCGCGCGGGTCGTGCTCGAGGGTCCGACCTCTTTCGTCATCAACTCCGCCTGGGATTCCACCCTGCGCAAGGGCACGCTCAAGGCCAGCGTGCCGCCGCAGGCCATCGGCTTTCGCGTGTCCAACCCCTCCGTCGAGGTCACCGACCTCGGCACCGAGTTCACCATGATCGCGGACGCCTCGGGCGCCACCGACGTGCTCGTGCTCAAGGGCGAGGTCGAGGCCGCCCCGCACGATTTCGCCGAGTCGGACACGATCCTGCTCAAGGCGCGCGAGTCGCGCCGCTTCGAGGCCGACGGCGTCTCCGCGGTGAGCGACAGCGCGGAGAAGTTCGCCCGCTTCGCCGAGCCGCACCCGCTGGAGCGCTTCTCGACGGGCATCAATTATTTTCACTGGTCTTTCGACGAAATCGCCGGGGACGAGGTGCCGGCCCAAGTTGGCGGCACCGCCCAAAGCGAAGCCGGCACCGCACTGAAGATCGGCAACGCCGGCGACCTGGCCGCCGCGCGCCCGCCGAGTCCGCATGGCCGGGCCCTGCAGTTCGACGGCCGCCGGCAGGCCAGCGCTCATGTGCCGGGCATCTCCGGCAGCTCGCCCCGCACGATCGCGTTCTGGGTCAAGGTGCCCGAGGCCGCGGTCACCGACGCCTGGATGGTCTCCTGGGGCACCGGCCTGAAGAAGCTCAACTCGCGGCCGGTGCAAATCAGCTGGAACCGGCGGCCCGGCGACGGCTCGTTCGGCGCCCTGCGGACGGATTTCGGCGGCGGTTATGCCATCGGCGCGCAGGATTTGCGGGACGGGCGCTGGCATCACATTGCCGTTTACTTCGCCCCCGGGGAGACGTCGGACACGCCGGTGCAGGTGAAGCAATATATCGACGGGCGGCTGGAAAGCAGCCGCATCACCCTCACCCCCGGCACCGCGCGCGCCGCTTCCCCGGCCGCTGTCCCGCCGGCCGCCACCGATGTCGTCTGGCTGGGCTGCCGCCTCACCGGCAAGCAGCCGGAGCGCTTCCGCGGCGAGCTCGACGAGCTGTTCATCGCCGACCGCGGCCTCGAGCCGCAGGAAATCGTTTCCCTGATGAACGACAACCGCCTGCCCGTGACCGGGCTCGCCGCCGCCAACCCCTTCTGA
- a CDS encoding sigma-70 family RNA polymerase sigma factor, whose product MSSADLTLDPDSQKRLMALMTRHQRQIFAYIFTLVPRRHDAEDLLQETSVVICEKFSGFTPGTDFVAWACQIAYWRIRYSRQKFARSKVVFDQTVLDAVAATAGTMLPEIDARHEALGHCLQKLPNRDRELVLTRYEPGSGVEEAALRSGRSLEAAYKALTRIRKLLFDCVSHQLATGGAP is encoded by the coding sequence ATGTCCTCCGCCGATCTCACGCTGGACCCCGACAGCCAGAAGCGGCTGATGGCGCTGATGACGCGGCACCAGCGGCAGATCTTCGCCTACATCTTCACGCTCGTCCCCCGGCGTCATGACGCCGAGGATCTGCTCCAGGAGACCAGCGTCGTCATCTGCGAGAAGTTCTCCGGGTTCACGCCGGGGACCGACTTCGTGGCGTGGGCCTGCCAGATCGCCTACTGGCGCATCCGCTACTCGCGCCAGAAGTTCGCGCGCTCGAAGGTCGTGTTCGACCAGACCGTGCTCGACGCGGTCGCCGCGACCGCGGGCACGATGCTGCCGGAAATCGACGCCCGCCACGAAGCCCTCGGCCACTGCCTGCAGAAGCTCCCCAATCGCGACCGCGAACTCGTGCTCACCCGCTACGAGCCCGGCAGCGGGGTCGAGGAGGCCGCCCTCCGCTCCGGCCGTTCGCTCGAGGCCGCCTACAAGGCGCTGACCCGCATCCGCAAACTGCTTTTCGACTGCGTTTCCCACCAGCTGGCCACCGGAGGTGCCCCATGA
- a CDS encoding TonB-dependent receptor translates to MHNPTRQILTAASAILLLALAAPAQTNPTAPAKADETVELSPFVVSTEHRDGYIASESVTGTRVKTQIKDLPFSVSVITSEFMNDFDFFDLGSDLAYTASLNSVDTQGNSTLRGYGATFMLRNGFYRLGLIDRVNTDRIEIIKGPNAAIYGSTSPAGLINVVSKLPRATPYERVQGTFGSLNMQRGEINVNTPLGTVAGINFSQLISAEAQDNDTATQYAHNKNRVFGYDLLARFKDGSTLNFEFDWSKRTGTADTGALPFEYNIKTKTYSSILRPDLAHFSQAGPNSIADRKQQSIYLTYDKQYNRVWSTHAGFNAYHRKAFNFNNGTRDQFDPSTNQFTRPTVVTDPLNEDGFAVQVDTLAHYPLMNGKIDNKTLFTFDVSNNWRFRQQNGVNTKLYTIPTINITAPDYSLPPLDAFNIVTRRDHVRWHIEGLLLRQQVMALDNKLIGFAGLRFDRVTYNLNFGDQFNTGGSNPGSLKTAGQVLHYTDTAFSPNFGFNYKLTPHIALYASHSKSFSPSGQVAKLGTPRLDNETSIGWDYGIKASYLNDRLIFTTGGYYIDRYGVKTTQTDPTTGLSETVAAGTQRARGFEFEGSWSATDELTFLASYSIVGAKIVYNGDSVTDVGRPPAGLPESQASLAWKYNFRKTVLKGFAWNGGLTYSGRSYFNSTATDARRNVYAAGSTLVNTGLTYTWKGENGFTHSIRVSAKNLLDRVYVTNNGNLGNDRAYYVAYTLNH, encoded by the coding sequence ATGCACAACCCCACCCGTCAAATCCTGACCGCGGCCAGCGCCATCCTGCTGCTGGCGCTGGCCGCCCCGGCCCAGACCAACCCGACCGCGCCGGCCAAGGCCGACGAAACCGTCGAGCTTTCGCCGTTCGTCGTGTCGACCGAGCACCGCGACGGCTACATCGCCTCGGAATCCGTCACCGGCACCCGCGTGAAGACCCAGATCAAGGATCTGCCGTTCAGCGTAAGCGTGATCACGAGCGAGTTCATGAACGATTTCGACTTTTTTGACCTCGGCTCGGACCTGGCCTACACCGCCTCGCTGAACAGCGTGGACACCCAGGGCAACTCCACCCTGCGTGGTTACGGCGCGACCTTCATGCTGCGCAACGGCTTTTACCGCCTCGGCCTGATCGACCGCGTCAACACCGACCGCATCGAGATCATCAAGGGCCCGAACGCCGCCATCTACGGCTCCACCTCGCCGGCCGGCCTCATCAATGTCGTCTCCAAGCTGCCCCGGGCCACGCCCTATGAGCGCGTCCAAGGCACCTTCGGCAGCCTCAACATGCAGCGGGGCGAGATCAACGTGAACACCCCGCTCGGCACCGTGGCCGGCATCAACTTCTCCCAGCTGATCAGCGCCGAGGCTCAGGACAACGACACCGCGACGCAATACGCGCACAACAAGAACCGGGTCTTCGGCTACGACCTGCTGGCCAGGTTCAAGGACGGCAGCACCCTCAACTTCGAGTTCGACTGGTCCAAGCGCACCGGCACCGCGGACACCGGCGCCCTGCCCTTTGAATACAACATCAAGACCAAGACCTACTCCTCGATCCTGCGCCCGGACCTCGCCCACTTCAGCCAGGCGGGCCCGAACTCCATCGCGGACCGGAAGCAGCAGTCCATCTACCTGACCTATGACAAGCAATACAACCGGGTCTGGTCCACCCACGCGGGGTTCAACGCCTATCATCGCAAGGCCTTCAATTTCAACAACGGCACCCGCGACCAGTTCGACCCCTCGACCAACCAGTTCACCCGGCCGACCGTGGTCACCGATCCGCTCAATGAGGACGGCTTCGCCGTCCAGGTCGACACCCTCGCCCACTACCCGCTGATGAATGGAAAAATCGACAACAAGACCCTGTTCACCTTCGACGTGTCGAACAACTGGCGTTTCCGGCAGCAAAACGGCGTCAACACCAAGCTCTACACGATCCCCACGATCAATATCACCGCCCCCGACTACTCCCTGCCGCCGCTGGACGCCTTCAACATTGTGACCCGCCGCGACCATGTGCGCTGGCACATCGAGGGCCTGCTGCTGCGCCAGCAGGTGATGGCGCTCGACAACAAGTTGATCGGCTTCGCCGGTCTGCGCTTTGATCGCGTGACCTATAACCTGAACTTCGGCGACCAGTTCAACACCGGTGGCTCGAACCCCGGCAGCCTCAAGACCGCCGGCCAGGTCCTGCACTACACGGACACCGCGTTCTCGCCCAATTTCGGCTTCAACTACAAGCTGACGCCCCACATCGCCCTCTACGCCAGCCATAGCAAATCCTTCTCGCCCAGCGGGCAGGTCGCCAAGCTCGGCACGCCGCGCCTCGACAACGAGACCTCCATTGGCTGGGACTACGGCATCAAGGCGAGCTATCTCAATGACCGCCTCATCTTCACGACCGGTGGCTATTATATAGACCGTTACGGGGTGAAGACGACCCAGACCGATCCCACCACCGGCCTCAGCGAGACCGTCGCGGCCGGCACGCAGCGCGCCCGCGGTTTCGAATTCGAGGGCTCTTGGAGCGCGACAGACGAACTGACGTTCCTGGCCAGCTACAGCATCGTCGGCGCGAAGATCGTCTATAACGGTGACTCCGTCACCGATGTCGGCCGGCCACCGGCGGGTCTGCCGGAGTCGCAAGCCAGCCTGGCGTGGAAATACAACTTCCGGAAAACCGTGTTGAAGGGCTTCGCGTGGAACGGCGGCCTCACCTACTCCGGCCGGTCCTATTTCAACTCCACTGCGACCGACGCCCGGCGCAACGTCTACGCCGCGGGCTCCACGCTGGTCAACACGGGCCTGACCTATACGTGGAAGGGCGAGAATGGGTTCACGCATTCTATCCGCGTCAGCGCCAAGAACCTGCTCGACCGGGTGTATGTGACGAATAACGGCAACCTCGGCAACGACCGGGCCTATTACGTCGCCTACACGCTCAATCACTGA
- a CDS encoding DUF1080 domain-containing protein, protein MKFSPLFALILAAAVTGRSAVEEAIDSRFKPAATDPVIGDWEGPAGSPYVAQVSLDEHGDYQANLLNQFDVADNVVVATLRGQKREGRLTLKGGGWSGVIADGHFKGAKETEGFDLQRVARPSPTLGAKAPAGAVVLFDGKNLDAFANKKGKEWLVEDGPAPWKIVDGGILEVVPGTGGGIITHQKFGDCHLHVEFRTLGAPSNSGVFLQTRYEANINETYGRTDGTPNAGFDNCTDNIHPRIRACRPPLEWQTFDIDFRAPRFDAAGKKTASATATVFFNGVKIYDRQVLDLPHGAAGRLGEAPTGPLMLQEHGMPVQFRNIWLVTPNP, encoded by the coding sequence ATGAAATTCTCACCCCTGTTCGCCCTGATCCTCGCCGCCGCCGTCACCGGACGGAGCGCCGTCGAGGAAGCCATCGATTCCCGCTTCAAACCCGCCGCCACCGACCCGGTCATCGGCGACTGGGAAGGGCCGGCGGGCAGTCCCTATGTCGCGCAGGTCAGCCTCGACGAGCACGGCGACTACCAAGCCAACCTCCTGAACCAGTTCGACGTCGCGGACAACGTTGTGGTGGCGACTTTGCGCGGACAAAAACGTGAGGGGCGCCTCACGCTCAAGGGCGGCGGCTGGAGCGGCGTCATCGCCGACGGACATTTCAAGGGCGCCAAGGAGACCGAGGGTTTCGACCTGCAGCGGGTCGCCCGCCCGTCCCCGACGCTCGGCGCCAAGGCTCCCGCGGGCGCCGTCGTGCTCTTCGACGGGAAAAACCTGGACGCGTTCGCGAACAAGAAGGGCAAGGAGTGGCTCGTCGAGGACGGCCCGGCGCCGTGGAAAATCGTCGACGGCGGCATCCTCGAGGTCGTGCCCGGCACCGGCGGCGGCATCATCACGCACCAGAAATTCGGCGACTGCCACCTGCACGTGGAATTCCGCACCCTCGGCGCCCCGAGCAACAGCGGGGTCTTCCTGCAAACGCGCTACGAGGCCAACATCAACGAGACCTACGGCCGCACCGACGGCACGCCCAACGCCGGCTTCGACAACTGCACCGACAACATCCACCCGCGGATCCGGGCCTGCCGGCCGCCGCTGGAGTGGCAGACCTTCGACATCGATTTCCGCGCCCCGCGCTTTGACGCTGCCGGCAAGAAGACCGCGAGCGCGACCGCCACGGTGTTCTTCAACGGCGTCAAGATCTACGACCGGCAGGTGCTGGACCTGCCGCACGGCGCCGCCGGCCGCCTGGGCGAGGCCCCGACCGGGCCGCTCATGCTCCAAGAGCACGGCATGCCGGTGCAGTTCCGCAATATCTGGCTTGTCACCCCGAATCCGTGA